One window of Pectobacterium carotovorum genomic DNA carries:
- a CDS encoding ComEC family protein has product MSVNSLAWASVLGILPLLFLPQIPAQTLLWWGTGLSACALLMGYRHAGIRFVALAAVSFCWASLNAQTLLLQIERVTQGQVNAVVTISSIRFNEHDDDWITVRLEEINQHRIFPPLYAQLTLSPAMENWCGGQRWAITASLRPIHSRLNEGGFDSQRWAIAKRQPLSGRVLAAKVVDSRCDFRQRTIAQAEQQVQGLPWRSILLALTFGEMKTVSLELKTLLQNTGTMHLMAISGLHIVLAGLVGWGMARGLQYGFPVSWVGYRFPLLMSAVAAWGYVWLAGGNPPAVRSALALSVWVCLKVWSANCSAWQVWLWCVALILVSDPLSVLSDSFWLSCLAVASLIFWFQWAPLPHRLQTRRRWFWLRWIHLQTGVTLLLMPLQLHIFHGFSITSLPANLWAVPLVSFVTTPLILLALSTMAFAPLSEMLWWLADISLRVVFAPLTYLQTGWVYLDASLLLGSVAGWGAVVIWRFSWWRIHPASVGALILVLLVFRTKSDEPEWRVDMLDVGHGLAIVIERHGKAVLYDTGNRWEGGDMAKREILPYLRWRGVDVENIILSHSHMDHIGGLETLQAAYPEATVYSAIRPMNHRPCQRGERWRWQGLTFTVLWPLALVERAENNDSCVIRVDDGKHRILLTGDLASEAEKALIKLERNALHANLLQIPHHGSKTSSSPPFIRAVNAEFVMASAARYNPWRLPSVKIVERYRQYGYTWLDTASFGQLSVRFFGDSWHVLRFRDHISPRWYHQWFGVARYNE; this is encoded by the coding sequence ATGTCGGTAAATAGTCTGGCTTGGGCGAGCGTGCTTGGCATCTTGCCGCTGCTTTTTTTACCGCAGATCCCTGCGCAAACGTTGCTATGGTGGGGAACGGGTCTGTCTGCTTGTGCGCTGCTAATGGGATATCGTCACGCAGGGATTCGGTTTGTCGCTCTTGCTGCGGTGAGTTTTTGCTGGGCGTCGTTGAATGCTCAAACCTTACTGCTACAAATTGAGCGCGTTACGCAGGGGCAGGTTAACGCTGTCGTGACCATAAGCAGCATACGGTTCAATGAGCATGATGATGATTGGATCACGGTGCGGCTGGAAGAGATAAATCAGCACAGAATCTTCCCACCATTATATGCCCAACTGACCTTATCACCGGCTATGGAAAACTGGTGTGGTGGTCAACGTTGGGCAATCACTGCCAGTTTACGACCTATTCACAGTCGATTAAATGAAGGCGGTTTCGATAGCCAACGCTGGGCGATAGCCAAACGGCAACCGCTATCGGGTCGTGTGCTGGCGGCAAAGGTGGTTGATAGCCGATGTGATTTCCGCCAGCGCACGATCGCACAGGCGGAACAGCAGGTGCAGGGATTACCGTGGCGTTCTATTTTACTGGCGTTGACGTTTGGCGAGATGAAAACGGTTAGCCTGGAACTCAAGACCCTACTTCAGAATACCGGAACAATGCACCTGATGGCGATCTCGGGTCTCCATATCGTACTTGCGGGGCTGGTTGGCTGGGGGATGGCGCGGGGGTTACAATATGGCTTTCCCGTGTCGTGGGTTGGCTATCGTTTTCCCTTGCTGATGAGCGCCGTGGCTGCCTGGGGATATGTCTGGCTGGCAGGGGGTAACCCTCCTGCGGTGCGTTCGGCGTTGGCGCTTAGCGTATGGGTTTGCCTGAAAGTGTGGAGCGCCAACTGTTCCGCTTGGCAGGTTTGGCTATGGTGTGTCGCGCTGATTCTGGTTAGCGATCCATTGAGCGTATTGTCAGACAGTTTTTGGCTATCTTGCCTTGCCGTTGCGTCGCTGATTTTCTGGTTTCAGTGGGCACCACTTCCTCATCGGCTACAGACCCGGCGACGGTGGTTCTGGCTGCGTTGGATCCACCTGCAAACGGGAGTCACGCTGCTATTGATGCCCTTGCAACTTCATATTTTCCACGGTTTCAGTATCACTTCCCTGCCCGCGAACCTTTGGGCTGTGCCTTTGGTGTCCTTCGTTACCACTCCGCTCATTTTGCTGGCATTGAGCACGATGGCATTTGCGCCGCTGAGTGAAATGCTCTGGTGGCTGGCGGATATTTCGTTGCGCGTGGTATTCGCCCCGCTGACGTATCTACAAACGGGGTGGGTGTATCTTGATGCATCGCTGCTGCTAGGAAGCGTCGCGGGCTGGGGCGCGGTTGTGATATGGCGCTTTAGCTGGTGGCGCATCCATCCTGCGAGTGTCGGTGCTCTGATTCTGGTTTTATTGGTTTTCCGCACAAAGAGTGATGAACCGGAATGGCGAGTGGACATGCTGGATGTCGGTCACGGCCTTGCCATCGTGATCGAACGGCATGGGAAGGCGGTATTGTACGATACGGGAAATCGTTGGGAGGGCGGAGATATGGCGAAGCGGGAAATTCTACCTTACCTACGATGGCGGGGAGTCGATGTGGAAAACATTATCCTGAGCCACAGCCATATGGACCATATCGGGGGGCTAGAGACGCTACAGGCAGCCTATCCTGAAGCAACGGTATATAGTGCAATCAGGCCTATGAATCATCGTCCTTGCCAACGTGGCGAGCGTTGGCGCTGGCAGGGGCTCACGTTTACCGTACTATGGCCGTTAGCGCTTGTCGAACGAGCGGAAAACAACGACTCCTGCGTTATCCGCGTTGATGATGGAAAACACCGTATCTTACTGACGGGCGATCTGGCGTCGGAGGCGGAAAAGGCGTTGATTAAGTTAGAGCGTAATGCGCTGCATGCGAATTTGTTACAAATCCCTCACCATGGCAGCAAGACATCATCATCGCCTCCCTTTATTCGTGCGGTAAATGCCGAGTTTGTTATGGCTTCTGCGGCACGCTATAACCCGTGGCGGTTGCCTTCAGTAAAGATTGTTGAACGATATCGGCAATATGGATACACGTGGCTGGATACCGCATCATTTGGTCAGCTAAGTGTTCGTTTTTTCGGCGATTCATGGCATGTTCTGCGGTTTAGGGATCACATATCGCCTCGTTGGTATCATCAGTGGTTTGGCGTAGCGCGGTATAATGAGTAA